A region from the Myxococcales bacterium genome encodes:
- a CDS encoding IS66 family transposase, giving the protein MRKRGEELEEAKQKLAALERRVLGPKSEKMPPMAGEVAKQRPTDREVAKQKRREAADAKARLETVVEPVAVPEAERVCPKCGNEHLAAVGDGKPVVQHDYVPGHFRRRVKVRETLACSCGDYIVTAPAPDRLDQSPYAPSFVAYLVVSKCEDGLPFYRLAKMLSRTGVPTERSTLNDLFHRAARRLAPLAARVLARVGQAEIVFADETSIKMLEGNTRAFVWTFLADNLIGFVFSPSRSGETPARVLGDSTGELMVDMYTGYNRITAPGLRRRAGCIAHARRKVFEAKDVPGATKGLELVRDLYVVEHDARALGIEGTEAHLELRRTRSRPLMARLLVWARAARRGHPPKSPLGKAVGYILRNRKPLTRFLYVAALPPDNNRSEAALRRVALGRKNYLFVGNEDCGENTAGLFSLVASCVHNDVEPIAYLTDVLVRVDTHPNHRIDELLPDKWRPPDRPG; this is encoded by the coding sequence GTGCGCAAGCGGGGGGAGGAGCTTGAGGAAGCGAAGCAGAAGCTCGCCGCCCTCGAGCGTCGCGTGCTGGGCCCGAAGAGCGAGAAGATGCCGCCGATGGCCGGGGAAGTCGCAAAGCAGCGACCGACCGACCGCGAGGTGGCGAAGCAGAAGCGGCGGGAGGCGGCGGACGCGAAGGCGAGGCTCGAGACGGTGGTGGAGCCCGTTGCGGTGCCCGAGGCCGAGCGCGTTTGCCCGAAGTGCGGCAACGAGCACCTGGCGGCGGTGGGAGACGGCAAGCCCGTGGTCCAGCACGACTACGTGCCCGGGCACTTCCGGCGGCGCGTGAAGGTCCGCGAGACGCTCGCCTGCTCGTGTGGCGACTACATCGTCACGGCGCCGGCGCCCGATCGCCTGGACCAGAGCCCGTACGCGCCGAGCTTCGTGGCGTATCTCGTGGTGTCGAAGTGCGAAGACGGGCTGCCGTTCTATCGGCTCGCGAAGATGCTCTCTCGCACCGGCGTCCCCACCGAACGGAGCACGCTCAACGACCTGTTCCATCGGGCGGCCAGGCGCCTCGCGCCCTTGGCTGCGCGGGTCCTCGCGCGCGTCGGGCAAGCGGAGATCGTGTTCGCGGACGAGACCTCGATCAAGATGCTGGAGGGGAACACGCGCGCGTTCGTGTGGACCTTCCTGGCCGACAATCTCATTGGGTTCGTCTTCAGCCCGAGCCGCAGCGGCGAGACGCCCGCGCGCGTGCTGGGCGACAGCACGGGCGAGCTCATGGTCGACATGTACACCGGGTACAATCGGATCACCGCCCCCGGCCTCCGGAGGCGCGCTGGCTGCATCGCGCACGCCCGTCGCAAGGTGTTCGAGGCAAAGGACGTCCCGGGTGCGACCAAGGGCCTGGAGCTCGTCCGCGATCTCTACGTCGTCGAGCACGACGCGCGTGCGCTTGGAATCGAAGGCACGGAGGCCCACCTGGAGCTGCGCCGCACGCGGTCGCGGCCGCTCATGGCGCGACTCTTGGTGTGGGCCCGCGCGGCGCGGCGCGGACACCCGCCGAAGTCCCCGCTCGGGAAGGCCGTCGGCTACATCCTCCGCAATCGAAAGCCGCTGACGCGGTTCCTCTACGTGGCCGCGCTGCCGCCCGACAACAACCGCTCGGAGGCGGCCCTTCGTCGGGTCGCGCTCGGTCGCAAGAACTACCTCTTCGTCGGGAACGAGGACTGCGGCGAGAACACTGCGGGCCTCTTCTCCCTCGTCGCGTCTTGCGTCCACAACGACGTCGAGCCCATCGCCTACCTCACGGACGTGCTGGTCCGGGTCGATACGCACCCGAACCACAGGATCGACGAGCTCCTCCCGGACAAGTGGCGACCGCCCGACCGACCGGGCTGA
- a CDS encoding transposase, with the protein MFQRACFKVLVKKVAKYEVSVHGAARVMVAPSPKPLFPRAMLHTSVLAWLAVQNSRSGSRTTASSDTSRRWAESLDRSTMCRNLEGRRTLGATIVHAMLRDAIETCSVLSTDATGAAIQPGARDGGPKRACKKGHFFTIVADRDHVLFSYVERHTQDAVASLFKGFRGYLQSDASSVYDILDRGHGGADPPVLLVGCWAHTRRYFFEAAICKYPIGVAGLTRIRAIYVADNALAHMPPIERARERLTRVLPLVDEFFACERPLARPSAGPSPRRRSATPRTRSRSSAVSSSTAASPRQHTQRAGPSHHRGRPQELALLWQRSPRPRRRRALQHRSLLPTPRPRPADLPRGP; encoded by the coding sequence ATGTTCCAGCGCGCCTGCTTCAAGGTCCTCGTGAAGAAGGTGGCGAAGTACGAAGTCTCCGTTCACGGCGCGGCGAGGGTGATGGTCGCGCCCTCGCCGAAGCCGCTGTTCCCGCGCGCCATGCTCCACACCTCGGTGCTCGCCTGGCTCGCCGTGCAGAATTCGCGCTCGGGGTCCCGAACTACCGCCTCGAGCGACACGTCTCGGCGATGGGCGGAGTCCCTCGATCGCTCGACCATGTGCCGCAACCTCGAGGGCCGGCGCACGCTCGGCGCGACCATCGTGCACGCCATGCTGCGCGACGCCATCGAGACGTGCTCGGTCCTCTCGACCGACGCCACGGGCGCCGCCATCCAGCCGGGCGCCCGCGACGGTGGCCCCAAGCGCGCCTGCAAGAAGGGCCACTTCTTCACCATCGTGGCCGATCGCGATCACGTGCTCTTCTCCTATGTCGAGCGCCACACGCAGGACGCCGTCGCCTCGCTCTTCAAGGGCTTCCGTGGCTATCTCCAGTCCGACGCCAGCAGCGTCTACGACATCCTCGACCGAGGACACGGCGGCGCAGATCCTCCGGTGCTCCTCGTCGGCTGCTGGGCCCACACCCGCCGCTACTTCTTCGAAGCTGCGATCTGCAAGTACCCCATCGGAGTCGCAGGCCTCACGCGGATCCGCGCGATCTACGTCGCCGACAACGCGCTCGCCCACATGCCGCCCATCGAACGCGCGCGCGAGCGCCTCACGCGCGTCCTCCCGCTCGTCGACGAGTTCTTTGCCTGCGAACGACCGCTCGCGCGACCCTCGGCAGGACCCTCGCCACGAAGGCGCTCGGCTACGCCGAGAACCAGGAGCAGGAGCTCCGCCGTGTCTTCCTCGACGGCCGCCTCCCCTCGACAACACACGCAGCGAGCGGGCCCTTCGCACCATCGTGGTCGGCCGCAAGAACTGGCTCTTCTATGGCAGCGATCTCCACGCCCACGCCGCCGCCGCGCTCTTCAGCATCGTAGCCTCCTGCCGACTCCACGACCTCGACCCGCAGATCTACCTCGAGGACCGTAG
- the tnpB gene encoding IS66 family insertion sequence element accessory protein TnpB, which produces MRFGFERLGGLVRERMGREPRSKALFVFFGKRRQTVKILTWDGTGAVLWYKRLDRGVFEIPRPERRERRA; this is translated from the coding sequence ATGCGCTTCGGGTTCGAGCGCCTGGGCGGGCTGGTGCGCGAGCGGATGGGGCGTGAGCCTCGGTCCAAGGCGCTGTTCGTGTTCTTCGGCAAGCGTCGGCAGACCGTGAAAATACTGACGTGGGACGGCACGGGAGCGGTGCTCTGGTACAAGCGCCTGGACCGCGGTGTGTTCGAGATCCCCAGACCCGAGAGGAGGGAGAGACGAGCGTGA